GGGATTAGGGGGGTGAGTTTGAGAGTTTGAGAGTCGGAGGGCTTTAAATTTTAAGGTTTAAAGTTCAAGGTTCAAGGTAACCCGCAACTAATATAACTTGCAACTTGAATCCCGAAACTCACAACCAAACAACTAGCAACAAAATATACTCGCAACCAAAAAACCAGCAACAAATTAACTGCGAAACCCTATCTTTACGGTCTGAAACTTCTTACAATGCGAATCAGTTTACTTTGTATCGGCAAAACAGACGATAAGGAAATTACCTCTTTAATCAATTATTATCTCAACCGTTTACCCAAGCACTGGAATTTTGAGATTACTGAAATTCCGGATGTTAAAAATGCCAAAAACCTATCTCCAGACCTTCTTAAAAAAGAAGAAGCTAAGCTATTTTTAAATCATATTGATAAAAACGATCTGGTGGTCATTCTTGATGAAAAAGGAAAACAGTTTACCAGCCGTGAATTCTCACAGAAAATTGATACCTGGATGAATTCTTCTGTAAAGAAAGTACATATTCTGATTGGAGGAGCTTATGGATTTTCTGAAGAAATCTACAGCAGAGCGAATGAAAAAATGTCTTTATCCAAAAT
The sequence above is a segment of the Chryseobacterium culicis genome. Coding sequences within it:
- a CDS encoding 23S rRNA (pseudouridine(1915)-N(3))-methyltransferase RlmH translates to MRISLLCIGKTDDKEITSLINYYLNRLPKHWNFEITEIPDVKNAKNLSPDLLKKEEAKLFLNHIDKNDLVVILDEKGKQFTSREFSQKIDTWMNSSVKKVHILIGGAYGFSEEIYSRANEKMSLSKMTFTHQMIRLFIVEQLYRADQILQGKPYHND